The following coding sequences lie in one Micromonospora sp. R77 genomic window:
- the rox gene encoding rifampin monooxygenase yields MFDVIVVGGGPTGMMLASELRLHGVDVLVLEKEPELPPYVRSLGLHVRSIEVMDQRGLLERFLAHGKQYPIHGFFAGIQKPAPTGLDTAHGYVLGIPQTLTDRLLAEHAAEVGAEIRRGRAVVGLAQDDDGVTVRLDDATAPPLRARFVVGCDGGRSTVRKLLGVGFPGEPSRIETLLGELEVTASQEQITEVMTEVRKTEIRFGLGPSGTPGVFRVVVPAEGVAEDRSAPPTLDEFKRQLRKYAGTDFGVHSPRWLSRFGDATRQAERYRVGRVFLAGDAAHIHPPTGGQGLNLGIQDAFNLGWKLAAAIDGWAPDDLLDSYESERHPVATDVLHNTRAQMQLMTNEPGPRAVRRLLAELMDFNDVNKFLIEKITAIGVRYDFGEGHALLGRRLADVPLKQGRLFELLRTGNGLLLDRTGRLAVDGWADRVDLVADTGDEPDVPAVLLRPDGHVAWVGDDQQTLEVALARWFGAARTAA; encoded by the coding sequence ATGTTCGATGTGATCGTCGTCGGCGGCGGGCCGACCGGCATGATGCTGGCGAGCGAATTGCGGCTGCACGGTGTCGACGTGCTCGTACTCGAGAAGGAGCCCGAGCTGCCGCCGTACGTGCGGTCGCTGGGGCTGCACGTACGCAGCATCGAGGTGATGGATCAGCGAGGATTGCTGGAACGGTTCCTCGCGCACGGCAAGCAGTATCCGATTCACGGATTCTTCGCGGGCATCCAGAAGCCCGCTCCCACCGGATTGGACACCGCCCACGGATATGTGCTCGGCATTCCGCAGACGCTCACCGACCGGCTGCTCGCCGAGCACGCGGCCGAGGTCGGAGCCGAGATCCGGCGCGGGCGGGCCGTGGTCGGGCTGGCGCAGGACGACGACGGCGTGACCGTCCGGCTCGACGACGCCACCGCGCCGCCGCTGCGAGCCCGCTTCGTCGTCGGCTGCGACGGTGGGCGCAGCACGGTGCGCAAACTGCTCGGGGTCGGGTTCCCCGGCGAGCCGTCGAGGATCGAGACGCTGTTGGGCGAGTTGGAGGTGACGGCGTCCCAGGAGCAGATCACCGAGGTGATGACCGAGGTGCGCAAGACCGAGATCCGGTTCGGGCTCGGGCCGTCGGGCACGCCGGGGGTGTTCCGGGTGGTCGTGCCGGCCGAGGGCGTGGCCGAGGACCGTTCGGCGCCGCCGACGCTCGACGAGTTCAAGCGCCAGCTCCGCAAGTACGCCGGCACCGACTTCGGCGTGCACTCCCCCCGCTGGCTGTCGCGCTTCGGCGACGCGACCCGGCAGGCCGAGCGCTATCGGGTCGGGCGGGTGTTCCTGGCAGGGGACGCCGCGCACATCCACCCGCCGACGGGTGGGCAGGGGCTCAACCTCGGCATCCAGGACGCGTTCAACCTGGGGTGGAAGCTGGCGGCGGCGATCGACGGCTGGGCGCCGGACGACCTGCTGGACAGCTACGAGTCCGAGCGGCATCCGGTCGCCACCGACGTGCTCCACAACACCCGTGCCCAGATGCAGCTGATGACCAACGAGCCGGGGCCGCGGGCGGTTCGGCGGCTGCTGGCGGAGCTGATGGACTTCAACGACGTCAACAAGTTCCTGATCGAGAAGATCACCGCGATCGGCGTCCGGTACGACTTCGGGGAGGGCCACGCCCTGCTCGGGCGGCGGCTGGCCGACGTACCGCTGAAGCAGGGGCGGCTGTTCGAGCTGCTGCGTACCGGAAACGGGTTGTTGCTGGACCGGACGGGACGGCTCGCGGTGGACGGCTGGGCCGACCGGGTCGACCTCGTCGCCGACACCGGCGACGAGCCGGACGTGCCGGCGGTCCTGCTCCGGCCGGACGGGCACGTCGCGTGGGTCGGCGACGACCAGCAGACCCTCGAGGTCGCGCTGGCCCGGTGGTTCGGCGCCGCCCGAACGGCAGCGTGA
- a CDS encoding iron chaperone, with product MSAKNATSESEGFSAEERAAMKERAAELRAEGKKGAKKADELQAVLDRIAQMAPADRALAERVHATVSANAPELSAKTWYGMPAYANAAGKIVIFFQDSGKFNYRYSTLGFQDAANLDDGDLWPVSYALKQWSPEVEKRIAELVRAAVS from the coding sequence ATGTCCGCGAAGAATGCCACCAGCGAGTCCGAGGGCTTCAGCGCCGAGGAGCGCGCCGCGATGAAGGAGCGCGCCGCCGAGCTGCGCGCCGAGGGCAAGAAGGGTGCCAAGAAGGCCGACGAGCTGCAGGCCGTCCTGGACCGGATCGCGCAGATGGCGCCTGCGGACCGGGCGCTCGCCGAACGCGTGCACGCGACGGTGAGCGCCAACGCCCCCGAGCTGTCGGCGAAGACCTGGTACGGGATGCCCGCCTACGCGAACGCCGCCGGCAAGATCGTGATCTTCTTCCAGGACTCGGGCAAGTTCAACTACCGCTATTCGACCCTGGGCTTCCAGGACGCGGCGAACCTGGACGACGGCGACCTGTGGCCGGTGTCGTACGCGCTCAAGCAGTGGAGTCCGGAGGTGGAGAAGCGGATCGCCGAGCTGGTGCGGGCGGCGGTCTCCTGA
- a CDS encoding DUF3052 domain-containing protein, producing MSATAGQAADGVRSLADRFGIEPGMVVMEMGYDEDVDQDLRDALTDRCGELVDEDTDEVVDSVLVWYREGDGDLFELLVDALGPLADNGVVWLLTPKAGRDGHVEPSEVAESAQTAGLQQTSTVNAGVDWSGARLVLRRGSKAKK from the coding sequence GTGAGCGCGACCGCTGGTCAGGCCGCCGACGGGGTACGCAGCCTGGCGGACCGGTTCGGGATCGAACCGGGGATGGTCGTCATGGAGATGGGGTACGACGAGGACGTCGACCAGGATCTCCGGGACGCCCTGACCGACCGCTGTGGAGAACTGGTCGACGAGGACACCGACGAGGTGGTCGACTCGGTGCTGGTCTGGTACCGCGAGGGCGACGGTGACCTCTTCGAGCTCCTCGTCGACGCCCTCGGCCCGCTGGCCGACAACGGCGTGGTGTGGCTCCTGACCCCCAAGGCCGGCCGGGACGGCCACGTCGAGCCGAGCGAGGTCGCGGAGAGCGCGCAGACCGCCGGCCTCCAGCAGACCTCCACGGTCAACGCCGGCGTGGACTGGAGCGGCGCCCGCCTGGTGCTGCGCCGTGGGTCCAAGGCGAAGAAGTAG
- a CDS encoding DUF4878 domain-containing protein, producing the protein MIDPYQVPQPPERRTLRTVLVVVGVVVVLCCGGVGVGGFFLYKGIKGATDPARQAAESFVSDLEAGDADAAYGLLCRDTRARYPRDGFAQGVAKQPKIRGHKVNGVNVSSVNGRTSATVTMALTLDSGFTDRHEFMLVKEEGAWKVCGQPY; encoded by the coding sequence ATGATCGACCCCTACCAGGTACCCCAACCGCCGGAGCGGCGGACGCTGCGAACCGTGCTGGTCGTCGTCGGCGTGGTCGTCGTGCTGTGCTGCGGTGGCGTCGGCGTCGGCGGCTTCTTCCTGTACAAGGGGATCAAGGGCGCTACGGATCCGGCTCGGCAGGCCGCCGAGTCGTTCGTGAGCGACCTGGAGGCCGGCGATGCGGACGCGGCGTACGGACTGTTGTGCAGGGACACGCGCGCCAGGTACCCGAGGGACGGGTTCGCCCAGGGCGTCGCCAAGCAGCCGAAGATTCGCGGCCACAAGGTCAACGGCGTCAACGTCTCGAGCGTCAACGGCCGCACGTCGGCGACGGTGACCATGGCCCTGACACTGGACAGCGGCTTCACCGACCGGCACGAATTCATGCTGGTGAAGGAGGAGGGGGCCTGGAAGGTGTGCGGCCAGCCGTACTGA
- a CDS encoding peroxiredoxin, producing MPVEVGAEAPDFVLKDQNNQEVRLSDFRGSRTVLLVFYPLAFTGICQGELCEVRDNLNEYVNDDVQVLTVSVDSVYAHKIWADREGYQFPLLADFWPHGAVAQAYGVFNDVAGIANRGTFVIDKAGVVRFAEMNMPGEARDQQGWRKALAEAVAA from the coding sequence ATGCCCGTCGAGGTTGGCGCCGAGGCGCCGGACTTCGTGCTCAAGGACCAGAACAACCAGGAGGTCCGGCTCTCGGACTTCCGGGGCAGCCGCACCGTGCTGCTGGTCTTCTACCCCCTCGCCTTCACCGGCATCTGCCAGGGTGAGCTCTGCGAGGTGCGGGACAACCTCAACGAGTACGTCAACGACGACGTCCAGGTGCTGACCGTCAGCGTCGACTCGGTCTACGCCCACAAGATCTGGGCGGACCGGGAGGGCTACCAGTTCCCGCTGCTGGCGGACTTCTGGCCGCACGGCGCGGTGGCCCAGGCGTACGGCGTGTTCAACGACGTCGCGGGCATCGCCAACCGGGGCACCTTCGTGATCGACAAGGCCGGCGTGGTCCGGTTCGCCGAGATGAACATGCCCGGCGAGGCGCGGGACCAGCAGGGCTGGCGCAAGGCCCTCGCGGAGGCCGTCGCCGCCTGA
- a CDS encoding trans-acting enoyl reductase family protein — MGTEQVVAVFGAYGHTGRFVVSELRERGFVPLLLGRDVERLRALATAQPGLDHRVASVDDPASLDRALREAAGVVNCAGPFASTAAPVIEAALRAGIPYVDVAAEIEANVDTFRRFTDRARSAGIAVVPAMAFFGGLGDLLVTTAMGDWTTADEAHVAYGLSSWHPTGGTLASGTVSRERRDGRRVRYTGGRLDYHLGEGELPRLEWDFPAPLGTRTVLGDFTMADVVTVPSHLAIPEVRTYMTVDAAEDLAAPGTPAPVAVDGRGRSAQTFTVDVVVRAGDTRRRVVASGRDIYAISAPLAVEAVQRILAGRTRTTGVASAGQIFDAPDFLRALSGHLSVAPHHADPLPLEAGTGQLSG, encoded by the coding sequence ATGGGTACGGAGCAGGTCGTGGCGGTGTTCGGCGCGTACGGACACACCGGGCGGTTCGTGGTGTCGGAGTTGCGCGAGCGCGGATTCGTCCCGCTGCTCCTCGGTCGCGACGTGGAGCGGCTCCGGGCGCTGGCGACGGCGCAGCCGGGGCTCGACCACCGGGTCGCGTCGGTCGACGATCCGGCCTCGCTCGACCGGGCACTGAGGGAAGCGGCGGGGGTCGTCAACTGTGCCGGCCCGTTCGCCTCGACCGCCGCCCCCGTGATCGAGGCCGCGCTGCGGGCCGGCATCCCGTACGTCGACGTGGCGGCCGAGATCGAGGCCAACGTCGACACCTTCCGGCGCTTCACCGACCGCGCCCGGAGCGCCGGCATCGCGGTCGTCCCGGCGATGGCGTTCTTCGGCGGACTCGGCGACCTGCTGGTCACCACGGCGATGGGCGACTGGACGACGGCCGACGAGGCGCACGTGGCGTACGGTCTGAGCAGCTGGCACCCGACGGGCGGGACCCTCGCCTCCGGCACCGTCTCGCGCGAGCGGCGCGACGGCCGACGGGTCCGCTACACCGGTGGTCGGCTGGACTACCACCTCGGGGAGGGCGAGCTGCCCCGCCTGGAGTGGGACTTTCCCGCTCCGCTGGGCACCCGGACCGTCCTCGGCGACTTCACGATGGCCGATGTCGTCACCGTCCCCAGCCACCTGGCCATCCCCGAGGTACGCACGTACATGACGGTCGACGCGGCCGAGGACCTGGCCGCGCCGGGCACCCCCGCGCCGGTCGCGGTCGACGGGCGCGGCCGATCCGCGCAGACGTTCACCGTCGACGTCGTCGTACGCGCCGGTGACACCCGCCGCCGCGTCGTCGCCAGCGGCCGGGACATCTACGCCATCAGCGCGCCGCTGGCGGTCGAAGCGGTGCAGCGCATTCTCGCCGGTCGGACGAGGACGACCGGTGTCGCCTCCGCCGGCCAGATCTTCGACGCGCCCGACTTCCTCCGCGCGCTCTCCGGACACCTCTCGGTCGCACCGCACCACGCGGATCCGCTCCCGCTGGAGGCGGGGACCGGCCAACTGAGCGGGTAG
- a CDS encoding glycoside hydrolase family 15 protein, translating into MNTYPAIEDHGLIGDLQTAALVTCDGTIDWFCAPRFDSPSIFAALLDAERGGYFRIAPDDVPHVTKQLYLPGTPILITRFISADGVAEVVDFMPVTGERATEVHRLVRMVTMVRGTMRFRLECRPRFDYGRERHELERHRNGYVFRGTTASFTFNPVAPVRRLIDSGDIQLRDGDLIGYATLNEGDTGGVVLETTAEAEPRIVPPEEVQGMFEWTRDYWRRWVDRSRYTGRWREMVERSAITLKLMTYAPTGAMIAAPTASLPELIGGTRNWDYRYTWIRDTSFSVHALLGLGFTEEVSRYMEWLDERIREAGDQQDPLKIMYRVDGSSDLHEEILEHLEGYHGSAPVRIGNGAADQLQLDIHGEALYAMHLADEQGIRVSHQVWRSTVRLVDWLCEHWDRPDAGIWESRHHPRNYTFGRVMSWVALDRAVRLASRTGRPGDISRWIAQRNQIYNQVMARGYHRGRGTFVQAYDENVLDAALLAMPSVGFVTPTDPLWLATLDAIERELVSDSLVHRYDPVHSPDGLPGHEGTFNMCTFWYVEALARSGRLDDARLTFEKMFTFSNHLGLYAEEIAATGEQIGNYPQAFSHLSLINTALALNDMLDAEADARRRR; encoded by the coding sequence GTGAACACCTATCCGGCGATCGAGGACCACGGACTCATCGGTGACCTCCAGACCGCCGCCCTGGTGACCTGCGACGGGACCATCGACTGGTTCTGCGCGCCGCGCTTCGACTCGCCCAGCATCTTCGCCGCGCTGCTGGACGCCGAACGGGGCGGCTACTTCCGCATCGCGCCGGACGACGTCCCGCACGTCACCAAGCAGCTCTACCTGCCCGGCACCCCGATCCTGATCACCCGGTTCATCAGCGCCGACGGGGTCGCCGAGGTGGTGGACTTCATGCCGGTGACCGGCGAGCGGGCCACCGAGGTGCACCGCCTGGTCCGCATGGTGACCATGGTCCGGGGCACCATGCGCTTCCGGCTGGAGTGCCGGCCCCGCTTCGACTACGGGCGGGAGCGGCACGAACTGGAGCGCCACCGCAACGGGTACGTCTTCCGGGGCACCACGGCGTCGTTCACCTTCAACCCGGTCGCCCCGGTACGCCGCCTGATCGACTCCGGCGACATCCAACTGCGCGACGGCGACCTGATCGGGTACGCCACCCTGAACGAGGGTGACACCGGCGGCGTGGTGCTGGAGACCACCGCCGAGGCCGAGCCCCGGATCGTCCCGCCCGAAGAGGTGCAGGGGATGTTCGAGTGGACCCGGGACTACTGGCGGCGCTGGGTCGACCGGTCCCGGTACACGGGCCGGTGGCGGGAGATGGTGGAGCGCTCCGCCATCACGTTGAAGCTGATGACGTACGCCCCGACCGGCGCCATGATCGCCGCGCCGACCGCCTCGCTCCCGGAGCTGATCGGCGGCACCCGGAACTGGGACTACCGCTACACCTGGATCCGCGACACGTCCTTCTCCGTGCACGCGCTGCTCGGCCTCGGCTTCACCGAGGAGGTCAGCCGCTACATGGAGTGGCTCGACGAGCGGATCCGGGAGGCCGGCGACCAGCAGGACCCCCTGAAGATCATGTACCGGGTGGACGGCTCGTCGGACCTGCACGAGGAGATCCTGGAGCACCTGGAGGGTTACCACGGCTCGGCCCCGGTGCGGATCGGCAACGGGGCCGCCGACCAGCTCCAGCTCGACATCCACGGCGAGGCGCTCTATGCCATGCACCTCGCCGACGAGCAGGGCATCCGCGTCTCCCACCAGGTGTGGCGCAGCACCGTGCGGCTGGTCGACTGGCTGTGCGAGCACTGGGACCGGCCCGACGCCGGCATCTGGGAGAGCCGCCACCACCCGCGCAACTACACCTTCGGCCGGGTGATGTCCTGGGTGGCGCTGGACCGGGCCGTCCGGCTCGCCTCCCGGACCGGCCGCCCCGGTGACATCAGCCGCTGGATCGCGCAGCGCAACCAGATCTACAACCAGGTCATGGCCCGCGGCTACCACCGGGGCCGCGGCACCTTCGTGCAGGCGTACGACGAGAACGTGCTCGACGCCGCGCTGCTGGCCATGCCGTCGGTCGGCTTCGTCACCCCGACGGACCCGCTCTGGCTCGCCACCCTGGACGCGATCGAGCGGGAGCTGGTCTCCGACAGCCTGGTCCACCGGTACGACCCGGTGCACTCCCCCGACGGCCTCCCCGGCCACGAGGGCACCTTCAACATGTGCACCTTCTGGTACGTCGAGGCGCTGGCCCGCTCCGGTCGCCTCGACGACGCCCGACTCACCTTCGAGAAGATGTTCACCTTCAGCAACCATCTCGGCCTCTACGCCGAGGAGATCGCGGCCACCGGCGAGCAGATCGGCAACTATCCCCAGGCGTTCAGCCACCTGTCGCTGATCAACACGGCGCTGGCGCTGAACGACATGCTCGACGCCGAGGCCGACGCCCGCCGCCGCCGCTGA
- a CDS encoding nuclear transport factor 2 family protein, with translation MDQGRQIAERMYDAFNRRDASAAERIFAAGFYSHPLQATGWECVQRAWQRMWEQHPDLKVELKELVADGRRVATRTEMVGFADGSAATMLEMFAFEGDRIVELWGLSARPQAKPESSADTRLAT, from the coding sequence GTGGATCAAGGACGCCAGATCGCCGAGCGGATGTACGACGCGTTCAACCGCCGGGACGCGTCGGCCGCCGAACGCATCTTCGCCGCCGGCTTCTACAGCCATCCGTTGCAGGCCACCGGCTGGGAGTGCGTGCAACGGGCCTGGCAGCGGATGTGGGAGCAGCATCCCGACCTGAAGGTGGAGCTCAAGGAGCTCGTTGCGGACGGCCGACGAGTGGCGACCCGGACCGAGATGGTGGGCTTCGCCGACGGTTCGGCGGCGACCATGCTGGAGATGTTCGCCTTCGAGGGCGATCGGATCGTCGAGCTGTGGGGCCTCTCCGCCAGGCCGCAGGCGAAGCCGGAGAGCTCCGCCGACACGCGCTTGGCCACCTGA
- a CDS encoding acyltransferase produces the protein MAVIVEPSAPPRTERRRNCFDALRLLAALCVLVQHATAHLDTGFLWLGHGHGLWFYDGVMAFFILSGGMVYASAERCRRDGRPYREYLRNRFLRIVPALYAYLAVMVVALLALRVVPLGAAHSTPFLAWATSNLALFPVYHPALFHGFGSGVVNGSLWTIPVEVSFYLLLPGLVWLAHRVGFRAMVTVAFTVGVAGTVLLAALGGETTERLDAKLLAVTCWPWLAVFVVGIAAARVWSRLPQHWTLAVAAVLLYQAANLGRQQVGPAWAPVVAVAAALPLAYLLFWVGHHGPAVLRRTTERIGDLSFGVYIWHMPVVNLLLWSGIAGQLHGTALVTLAIALTGMIAYASWHLVEKPALRHKRYSSRPGALPAADLAAPVGAGGGLLTDGGHDSAAGRALRKVRR, from the coding sequence ATGGCCGTGATCGTCGAGCCCAGCGCGCCGCCGCGCACCGAGCGGCGGCGGAACTGCTTCGACGCGCTCCGGCTGCTGGCCGCCCTGTGTGTCCTGGTCCAGCACGCCACCGCCCACCTCGATACGGGGTTCCTCTGGCTCGGGCACGGTCACGGCCTGTGGTTCTACGACGGGGTGATGGCGTTCTTCATCCTCAGCGGCGGCATGGTGTACGCGTCCGCCGAACGGTGCCGCCGCGACGGGCGGCCCTACCGGGAGTACCTGCGTAACCGGTTCCTGCGGATCGTGCCGGCGCTCTACGCGTACCTCGCGGTGATGGTGGTCGCGCTGCTGGCGCTGCGGGTCGTTCCGCTGGGCGCGGCGCACAGCACGCCGTTTCTCGCCTGGGCGACCAGCAACCTGGCACTCTTCCCGGTCTATCACCCCGCCCTCTTCCACGGCTTCGGCAGCGGCGTGGTGAACGGCAGCCTCTGGACCATCCCGGTCGAGGTCAGCTTCTATCTCCTGCTGCCCGGCCTGGTGTGGCTGGCGCACCGGGTCGGCTTCCGGGCCATGGTCACGGTCGCCTTCACCGTCGGCGTCGCCGGGACCGTGCTGCTGGCCGCGCTCGGCGGCGAGACGACCGAGCGGCTCGACGCGAAGCTGCTGGCGGTGACGTGCTGGCCGTGGCTGGCCGTCTTCGTCGTCGGCATCGCCGCCGCTCGCGTCTGGTCGCGGCTGCCGCAGCACTGGACGCTGGCCGTGGCCGCCGTGCTGCTCTACCAGGCCGCCAACCTGGGGCGTCAGCAGGTCGGTCCGGCCTGGGCCCCGGTGGTGGCCGTCGCCGCCGCGCTGCCGCTGGCGTACCTGCTCTTCTGGGTCGGCCACCACGGCCCGGCCGTGCTGCGCCGCACCACCGAGCGGATCGGTGACCTCAGCTTCGGCGTCTACATCTGGCACATGCCCGTGGTCAACCTGCTGCTCTGGTCGGGGATCGCCGGGCAGTTGCACGGCACCGCGCTGGTCACCCTGGCCATCGCCCTCACCGGGATGATCGCGTACGCCTCGTGGCACCTGGTCGAGAAGCCCGCGCTGCGGCACAAGCGCTACAGCTCCCGACCAGGGGCGCTTCCGGCGGCTGACCTGGCTGCGCCGGTCGGGGCGGGCGGCGGTCTCCTGACCGACGGTGGTCACGACTCCGCCGCGGGCCGGGCGCTGCGGAAGGTGCGGCGGTAG
- a CDS encoding helix-turn-helix domain-containing protein gives MATIALAATDGMLHFELAMACEVFVRDPSGLADPWYDLVVCGPGPVGVGRFRLEPDDGLDRLARADTVIVPAVADIDAEVPPDLLDAVRAAHQAGARLVSLCTGAFVLAAAGVLDGLRATTHWAHTEALAARFPRVEVDADVLYVDNGSVLASAGKAAAIDLCLHLIRRDHGATVANAVARRLVVPPHRAGGQAQFVTTPVPARDDHPLADLFPWAMERLDRPLTVADLARRANMSSRNLARHFRSATGTSPLHWLSTQRIRRAQELLENTDLSIDAIARAAGLGTATTVRRHFHRTVGVSPDTYRRTFRSARPAAES, from the coding sequence ATGGCCACCATCGCGCTCGCCGCCACCGACGGGATGCTGCACTTCGAGCTCGCCATGGCCTGCGAGGTCTTCGTCCGCGACCCGTCCGGCCTGGCCGACCCGTGGTACGACCTCGTGGTCTGCGGTCCGGGCCCGGTCGGGGTCGGCAGGTTCCGGCTGGAACCGGACGACGGTCTGGACCGCCTCGCCCGCGCCGACACCGTGATCGTCCCGGCCGTGGCGGACATCGACGCCGAGGTGCCGCCCGACCTGCTGGACGCCGTTCGCGCGGCCCACCAGGCGGGCGCTCGGCTGGTCTCGCTCTGCACCGGCGCGTTCGTGCTCGCCGCCGCCGGGGTGCTGGACGGGCTGCGGGCGACCACGCACTGGGCGCACACCGAAGCACTGGCCGCCCGTTTCCCCCGGGTGGAGGTCGACGCGGACGTGCTCTACGTCGACAACGGCAGCGTGCTCGCCTCCGCCGGCAAAGCCGCCGCGATCGACCTGTGCCTGCACCTGATCCGCCGCGACCACGGCGCGACGGTCGCCAACGCCGTCGCCCGCCGCCTGGTGGTGCCGCCGCACCGCGCGGGCGGCCAGGCCCAGTTCGTCACCACCCCGGTGCCCGCCCGCGACGACCATCCGCTCGCCGACCTGTTCCCCTGGGCGATGGAACGGCTGGACCGCCCGCTGACCGTGGCGGACCTGGCCCGTCGGGCGAACATGAGCTCACGCAACCTGGCCCGCCACTTCAGGTCGGCAACCGGCACCAGCCCGCTGCACTGGCTGTCGACCCAGCGGATCCGCCGCGCCCAGGAGCTGCTGGAGAACACCGACCTGAGCATCGACGCCATCGCCCGGGCGGCCGGCCTGGGCACCGCGACGACGGTACGCCGGCACTTCCACCGCACCGTGGGGGTCTCGCCGGACACCTACCGCCGCACCTTCCGCAGCGCCCGGCCCGCGGCGGAGTCGTGA
- a CDS encoding helix-turn-helix transcriptional regulator, translated as MESLPELTFGQRLKVYRERSGKTRAVLGGLVGRSAEWVKAVETDRILPPRIHMLDRIARALKVDVSVLAGELSDRSAVVNGPEHPALGSVRDAVNRFRPSVEAPAESVTSLGERLAVAWRARHQASDHRTVLGGLLPGLLRDVQRAALAYEGDERRRAQALLAETLGLTQMFLAYQPAAELLWRVADRATVAAQESGDPEAVACAGWFLCQVHRDAGDWDTAMAVTLDVLSAVEPQVADGNANLLALWGALNFEAAYTAARAGEEGRAWRYWDRADAVAQRLPQDFYQPQTSFSRVIMGAHAVTVAVELQKSGEALRQARRHDSAAIPSRPRRARHLIEVARAHYGKDDKETAVAMLRQAYDSAPETIRFNGYARQITLELLDGPRSTRDDARDLAVKVGLLS; from the coding sequence ATGGAGTCCTTGCCGGAACTGACCTTCGGGCAGCGCTTGAAGGTCTACCGGGAGCGGTCCGGGAAAACCCGCGCGGTGCTCGGCGGGTTGGTTGGCCGGAGCGCCGAGTGGGTCAAGGCGGTGGAGACCGATCGGATCCTGCCGCCGCGCATTCACATGCTGGATCGCATTGCGCGTGCCCTGAAGGTCGACGTGTCGGTCCTGGCCGGGGAGTTGAGTGACCGGTCTGCCGTGGTGAACGGGCCGGAGCATCCCGCGCTCGGGTCGGTCCGAGACGCGGTGAACCGCTTCCGGCCGTCCGTCGAGGCTCCCGCGGAGTCGGTGACCAGTCTGGGGGAGCGGCTTGCGGTGGCGTGGCGGGCCCGCCATCAGGCGTCGGATCACCGTACGGTGCTGGGCGGGTTGTTGCCGGGGCTGTTGCGGGATGTGCAGCGCGCCGCGCTGGCGTACGAGGGTGACGAGCGTCGGCGGGCACAGGCGCTGCTGGCGGAGACGCTCGGGTTGACGCAGATGTTCCTCGCCTACCAACCCGCCGCCGAGTTGTTGTGGCGCGTCGCGGATCGGGCGACGGTGGCGGCGCAGGAGTCCGGCGATCCGGAGGCGGTGGCGTGCGCGGGCTGGTTCCTGTGTCAGGTGCATCGGGACGCCGGTGACTGGGACACTGCGATGGCGGTGACGCTGGATGTCTTGTCGGCTGTGGAGCCGCAGGTGGCCGACGGGAACGCGAACCTGCTGGCGCTGTGGGGTGCGTTGAACTTCGAGGCCGCCTACACCGCCGCTCGTGCCGGTGAGGAAGGGCGGGCCTGGCGGTACTGGGATCGCGCCGACGCGGTGGCGCAGCGCCTGCCGCAGGATTTCTATCAGCCGCAGACATCGTTCTCGCGGGTCATCATGGGCGCTCACGCGGTGACGGTGGCGGTCGAGTTGCAGAAGTCGGGTGAGGCGTTGCGGCAGGCGCGCCGTCATGATTCGGCGGCGATTCCGTCGAGGCCGCGCCGGGCACGCCATCTCATCGAGGTCGCGCGGGCGCACTACGGCAAGGACGACAAGGAAACGGCCGTCGCGATGCTTCGGCAGGCGTACGACTCGGCTCCGGAGACGATCCGCTTCAACGGGTACGCCCGTCAGATCACCTTGGAACTGCTCGACGGGCCGCGTTCCACCCGCGACGACGCTCGTGACCTCGCGGTGAAGGTCGGCCTCCTGTCGTGA